Proteins encoded by one window of Paenibacillus sp. DCT19:
- a CDS encoding ABC transporter permease yields MPLRSYKPGYRSWVAIWIILLLLLWEGIAWILHASMTSQQASSRLPYLHDVVMALFRHAGTLAEQGSVTFGNAAIGFAGGTLLGLALALLMSIAVWLERTLSPYVISSQMVPVIGLAPIVYGIIHNAEWARIVMAAYVTFFPIIIHTLKGLKSTAPEHLELMRSCGASLPAQYIKCLLPSALPGLFSGMKIAAPLAVTSSIVVELMGAPDGLGVLMVSSLYYGNAQVGMFWATIMLSMGIGLISYLVISLAERWLTPWQPEFRSKRGGAA; encoded by the coding sequence ATGCCTCTGCGCTCTTATAAACCTGGCTATCGTTCCTGGGTAGCGATCTGGATCATTCTTCTACTCCTATTATGGGAAGGCATTGCCTGGATACTCCATGCGTCCATGACTTCTCAACAGGCTTCATCTCGCCTACCTTATCTACATGATGTGGTTATGGCACTATTCCGGCATGCAGGCACGCTTGCTGAACAAGGAAGTGTGACGTTTGGTAATGCGGCAATCGGCTTCGCAGGAGGTACGCTTCTGGGTCTGGCGCTTGCACTCCTGATGAGTATAGCTGTCTGGCTGGAGCGTACATTATCGCCCTATGTAATTTCATCACAGATGGTTCCGGTCATCGGTCTTGCCCCGATTGTGTACGGCATTATCCATAACGCCGAGTGGGCACGGATCGTGATGGCTGCTTACGTTACCTTTTTCCCGATTATCATCCACACCTTGAAAGGTTTAAAAAGCACCGCCCCGGAGCATCTGGAGCTTATGCGCTCCTGCGGAGCCTCGTTACCCGCCCAATATATCAAGTGTTTGTTACCTTCTGCGCTGCCTGGTTTGTTCTCAGGAATGAAAATCGCCGCTCCGCTCGCAGTAACTTCTTCCATTGTAGTGGAGCTAATGGGTGCTCCCGATGGGTTAGGCGTGCTTATGGTGAGCTCCCTGTACTATGGTAACGCCCAAGTCGGCATGTTCTGGGCAACGATCATGCTAAGTATGGGCATCGGATTGATCTCGTATTTGGTTATCAGCCTTGCTGAACGTTGGTTAACACCTTGGCAGCCTGAATTCAGAAGCAAGAGAGGAGGGGCTGCATGA
- a CDS encoding ABC transporter permease, translated as MNDHVWKHRNKEDRVTAAVSGGTSMSSSAMITPTSASRIQEQQGQAEEKQSTRRLRGGSIVGRLLPAVAGLVFLLLWLLGVFHFMFSLEIYQLPVPSSIAISIKENAEMLFRYAMYSGTEMLGGFLLGSSLGALAAIVACFFPTSGKAAVAVMSALNAIPIVALAPIMNNWFGDGIWSRIAVVAVITMAAMAVSLFKGLTSIQPQYHELLGGLAASKMQIFIKLRLPHALPALFAGLKINMSTSIIGAIVGEFFIASQGLGYLLSDQIRLANMPLAWSCIVIAAVLGIVLYEAVVLAEKRLIPWSRVRTDH; from the coding sequence ATGAATGATCATGTATGGAAACATCGGAATAAGGAAGATCGAGTGACAGCGGCCGTATCTGGAGGAACATCCATGTCCAGCTCTGCCATGATTACACCTACTTCTGCTTCACGAATACAGGAACAACAAGGACAAGCTGAAGAAAAACAATCGACTCGTCGTTTGCGAGGAGGCTCCATTGTTGGACGTCTGCTTCCAGCGGTTGCAGGACTTGTATTTCTTCTTCTATGGCTGCTTGGGGTATTCCACTTCATGTTCTCCCTGGAAATCTATCAATTGCCTGTTCCCTCTTCCATTGCAATCTCGATCAAAGAAAATGCAGAAATGCTCTTCCGTTATGCGATGTATAGCGGCACTGAAATGTTAGGTGGTTTCTTGCTAGGTTCTTCGCTAGGTGCACTTGCTGCTATAGTCGCTTGTTTCTTTCCAACGAGTGGAAAGGCGGCAGTGGCCGTGATGTCTGCTCTGAACGCAATACCAATCGTTGCGCTGGCACCGATCATGAACAACTGGTTTGGCGATGGAATCTGGTCGCGCATTGCGGTGGTAGCGGTCATTACGATGGCTGCTATGGCTGTCAGTTTATTCAAAGGGCTGACGTCCATCCAGCCACAGTACCATGAATTGCTTGGGGGGCTTGCAGCGAGCAAAATGCAAATTTTTATCAAGCTGCGCTTACCTCATGCCCTGCCTGCACTGTTCGCTGGATTGAAGATTAATATGTCGACCAGCATTATTGGAGCCATCGTAGGGGAGTTTTTCATCGCTTCTCAGGGACTAGGTTACCTGCTCTCTGATCAGATTCGCCTGGCGAATATGCCACTTGCCTGGTCTTGCATTGTTATCGCCGCTGTCCTTGGCATTGTGCTCTATGAGGCTGTGGTGCTGGCGGAGAAACGCCTGATTCCTTGGAGCCGTGTTCGCACAGATCACTGA
- a CDS encoding ABC transporter ATP-binding protein has product MSSINVPVPDVSHIEVDHVSVVFGTGTQQVTALSDVSFHIGSNEFVSLLGPSGCGKSTLLRLVADLLQPTSGSVRIAGDEPEKARLRRQFGIVFQTPALFDWRTVRHNVELPLELLGTSKKECRRMSAELLELVGLTRFADHFPWQLSGGMQQRVSIARALALDPPLLLMDEPFSALDEFTKEKLQLELLDIKRSTGKTFLFVTHSIPEAVFLSDRIIVLSAHPGQVHSIHPVELPLERHRELRETEAFYQMITTIRNCFYEERDPSDASALL; this is encoded by the coding sequence ATGTCCTCCATAAACGTTCCTGTTCCTGATGTCAGCCATATTGAAGTGGATCATGTGTCCGTTGTATTTGGAACTGGAACACAGCAGGTAACGGCACTGTCTGATGTTTCATTTCACATTGGTTCCAATGAATTTGTCTCTCTGCTTGGACCGTCCGGCTGTGGCAAATCCACCTTACTGCGATTGGTTGCCGATCTGCTCCAGCCCACGTCCGGTTCTGTCCGTATTGCCGGGGATGAGCCAGAAAAAGCAAGGTTACGACGACAGTTCGGCATCGTATTTCAGACACCTGCTCTGTTCGACTGGCGCACGGTACGTCACAATGTGGAATTACCGCTGGAGCTGCTCGGCACGAGTAAGAAGGAATGCAGGCGCATGAGTGCTGAGCTGCTTGAGCTGGTTGGTCTCACCCGCTTCGCTGACCATTTTCCATGGCAACTCAGTGGGGGGATGCAGCAGCGGGTATCAATCGCCAGAGCACTTGCTCTTGATCCACCATTATTGCTCATGGATGAACCGTTCTCCGCCCTCGATGAATTCACCAAAGAAAAATTGCAATTAGAATTGCTTGATATTAAGCGTTCCACAGGCAAGACCTTCCTCTTCGTTACACACAGTATCCCTGAAGCTGTATTCCTATCAGACCGGATTATTGTTCTCTCTGCACATCCGGGTCAGGTACATTCCATACATCCCGTTGAACTACCCTTAGAGCGTCATCGCGAACTGAGGGAAACGGAAGCCTTCTATCAGATGATTACGACGATTCGCAATTGTTTTTACGAGGAGCGTGATCCATCTGATGCCTCTGCGCTCTTATAA
- a CDS encoding methyl-accepting chemotaxis protein: protein MFDWLGWKKGWPLWRSYRLNVHIKEDVEQIFEGIAETRRQLLMDWADEQWDHLDRLLQQVQSHKPQDVLQGSQSLSKLSVWFQGSYTRAKECTELFMMNEQNEVVFSTYPKHIGKVYNNTDEGFEPGIRYARADIKGKKCLYGPYSDPLTLEIGARSSSFHDDVTLMFVAPIVHEGRYVGALCSRIPNDVLGDLIQRESGHIYPDSGDNYIFMAESTIRPHLLPGTALSRSRFEDRTFTHGENLKDGVTTEWGTVSVKEHTELELLFTDPSTGKLHPGVENTIQNGSNLFVAFPGYSDYRHISVIGKGITFQLPHCPDRWGMMCEGDLEEVYQVRNMGWRQFKLHTRWIVLSAILGAGLVYILSGSGWSAGAIAAFNLICGFFTASQLQRKQYSRVHEDMRRISRFIRINAEGKGDLTQRLDTSTFAQDESGELAKWINNMIDSLEAIMLKVQLATVDVMDNQYQMRTSTETTQGTTERVNRKLSFMIQGIRTQLEDLDQAKIAADHMRHTLHQLESTATSQIEVAQQEVERIGDKMIQISGAVSDTNRTILSFMDTMQDIYRALAVINEISAQTNLLALNASIEAAHVGEHGRGFAVVAGEIRKLAELSRSSTEDIHHILSKISTAANTASQSIREGDQVLTEGTTLVQAASQLLQSATAEDAQRTQVVDEVVMLMENIAAISHQNRSTSAEVETEMRELLNDMLQVQSSSRNVEVITLFLQQVVGQFQLTHPQTNTGILES from the coding sequence GTGTTTGACTGGCTCGGGTGGAAAAAGGGTTGGCCGCTGTGGCGGTCGTATCGGTTAAACGTACATATCAAGGAAGACGTAGAACAGATTTTTGAGGGGATCGCCGAAACACGACGTCAGCTTCTCATGGACTGGGCGGATGAACAATGGGATCATCTGGATCGATTATTGCAGCAAGTTCAGTCGCATAAGCCCCAAGATGTATTACAAGGTTCACAGTCTCTAAGCAAACTAAGCGTGTGGTTCCAAGGAAGTTATACAAGAGCAAAAGAATGTACAGAGCTTTTTATGATGAATGAGCAAAACGAGGTTGTATTCTCTACTTATCCGAAGCATATTGGGAAGGTTTACAACAACACGGATGAAGGGTTTGAACCAGGTATACGGTATGCCAGAGCAGATATCAAGGGCAAAAAGTGCCTCTATGGACCTTACTCTGATCCACTCACCTTGGAGATTGGCGCGCGTTCGTCTTCTTTTCATGATGATGTCACACTGATGTTTGTTGCCCCCATCGTACACGAGGGTCGCTATGTTGGAGCGCTATGCAGCCGTATTCCGAATGATGTATTAGGCGATTTAATTCAAAGAGAGTCAGGCCATATTTACCCCGATTCGGGTGATAACTACATTTTCATGGCGGAATCCACGATCAGACCGCATCTACTGCCCGGAACGGCTCTATCCCGTAGCCGTTTCGAGGATCGAACCTTCACTCACGGAGAAAATCTAAAAGACGGTGTCACAACCGAATGGGGTACTGTTTCTGTTAAGGAACATACTGAGCTTGAGCTATTGTTCACCGATCCTTCTACTGGAAAATTACATCCCGGAGTGGAGAATACGATTCAAAATGGCTCCAATCTATTTGTTGCCTTTCCCGGCTACTCCGATTACCGTCATATCTCTGTCATAGGGAAGGGGATTACTTTTCAGCTTCCTCACTGTCCAGACCGCTGGGGCATGATGTGTGAAGGCGATTTGGAAGAAGTGTATCAGGTGCGTAACATGGGCTGGCGCCAGTTCAAACTGCACACCCGTTGGATTGTGTTGTCGGCGATCCTTGGAGCAGGTCTAGTATATATTCTCTCCGGCAGTGGATGGAGCGCAGGAGCCATCGCAGCTTTCAATCTCATTTGCGGTTTCTTCACCGCAAGTCAATTGCAACGGAAGCAGTATAGTCGTGTTCATGAGGACATGCGACGCATTAGTCGTTTTATTCGAATCAATGCCGAGGGCAAAGGTGATCTGACTCAACGTCTGGATACCTCCACTTTTGCTCAAGACGAAAGCGGCGAATTAGCAAAATGGATCAATAATATGATCGATTCACTTGAAGCCATCATGCTCAAAGTTCAGTTGGCTACCGTGGATGTTATGGACAATCAATATCAGATGCGGACTTCAACAGAGACGACACAAGGCACGACAGAGCGTGTCAATCGCAAGTTAAGCTTCATGATTCAAGGCATACGTACACAGCTTGAAGACCTGGATCAGGCCAAGATCGCCGCAGATCATATGCGTCATACACTGCATCAGCTTGAATCCACTGCGACATCGCAGATTGAAGTTGCCCAGCAGGAAGTAGAACGGATCGGTGACAAAATGATTCAGATCTCTGGAGCCGTATCCGATACCAATCGCACCATCCTGTCTTTCATGGATACGATGCAGGATATCTACCGTGCACTGGCTGTCATTAATGAGATCTCGGCTCAGACCAATCTGCTGGCATTGAACGCTTCTATTGAAGCAGCTCATGTTGGTGAACATGGACGCGGCTTCGCTGTCGTCGCTGGGGAGATACGTAAACTCGCTGAGTTATCTCGTTCCTCAACGGAAGATATCCATCACATTCTGAGCAAAATCTCTACCGCAGCTAATACAGCATCCCAATCCATTCGAGAAGGCGATCAGGTTCTTACGGAAGGAACCACGCTTGTGCAGGCAGCCTCACAGTTACTGCAAAGTGCTACTGCTGAGGATGCTCAACGCACACAAGTGGTTGATGAGGTTGTCATGCTCATGGAGAACATTGCAGCGATCAGCCATCAAAACCGCTCTACTTCTGCCGAGGTTGAGACGGAGATGCGGGAGCTTCTGAACGATATGTTACAGGTACAGAGCTCTTCACGTAATGTAGAAGTCATCACTTTATTTTTGCAGCAGGTTGTGGGACAGTTCCAGCTAACCCATCCTCAAACGAATACGGGTATCCTTGAAAGCTGA